GAGCACGTCGGGCACGTCCACGACCACGACGACGACCAGCCCGACGGCACCACCGACGGCCGGGGCCGCTGAGGTTCCCGCGGCAGAGGCACCCGCCCCCGCTGAGCCGATGCCTGCCGCGGACGCTCCGATCGGCTAACGCTTACAAGCCACGCCGGCCGAGCCGGCTATAGGCCACGCCGGCCGAGCCGGCTACAAGCCGAGGTCGCGGCCGATGATCTCCTTCATGATCTCGGTCGTGCCACCGAAGATCGTCTGGATGCGTCCGTCGACGTAGTCGCGCGCAACGCGGTACTCCAGCATGTAGCCGTAGCCGCCGTGCAACTGCACGCACTGGTCGACGATCTTCTTGGCGACCTCGGTGGCCCACCACTTTGCCTTGGCCGCCTCGACGGCGGTCAGCTCTCCGTCGACGACACCCTGCAGACACCGGTCGATGTAGTTTTCGGTGACCTCGAGTTCGGTGTCCATCTCGGCGAGCAGGAACCGGTTGTGCTGGAAACTGCCGATCGGCTGGCCGAACGCCTTGCGGTCCTTGGCGTATTGCAGTGTCTGCCGCCAGGTTTCGCGGGCGCCCGCGACGGCGGTGATCGCGATCGAGAGCCGCTCCGAGGGCAGGTTGGTCATCAGGTGGTAGAAGCCACGACCTTCCTTGCCGAGCAGGTTGGCGCCGGGAACGCGGACGTTCTCGAAGTGCAGTTCGGACGTGTCCTGCGCGTGCAGGCCCATCTTCTCCAGCTTGCGGCCGCGCGTGAAACCCTCCATCCCGCGCTCGACGACGAGGAGCGAGAAGCCCTTGTGTCCGGCCTCGGGGTCGGTTCGGGCGACGACGACGACGAGGTCGCTGTTGATGCCCGACGAGATGAAGGTCTTGGAGCCGTTGACGATCCAGTCGTCACCGTCGCGCACCGCCGACGTGCGGATGCCCGCCAGGTCGCTGCCCGCACCGGGTTCGGTCATCGCGACGGCGATGATGGTCTCGCCGCTCGTGATTCCGGGCAGCCAACGCTGCTTCTGCTCGTCGTTGGTCAGGTCCTTGAAATACGGCCCGACGACGTCGTTGTGCAGGCTCAGCGCGGGCGCGGGGACGCCGGCCTTGGCGATCTCCTCGTCGATGATCGCGTTGAACCTGAAATCGTCGGTGCCGCCGCCGCCGAACTCTTCGGGCATGTTGAATCCGATGAGTCCGTGCTTGCCCGCGGCCACGTAGGCCGACCGGTCGACGATGCGGTCCTCTTCCCACTTCTCAGTGTTGGGGACCAGTTCGCTTTCGATGTAACCCCGGACGGTGTCGCGGAACGCTTCGTGCTCGGCGTCGTAGATCGTGCGCTTCACTTGGTTTCTCCTACTTGGCTCACTTGGCTTTCCAAACCGGCTGGCGCTTCTCTGCGAAGGCCAGCGGTCCTTCCTTTGCGTCCTCGGAACGAATGAGCGTCCCCATCTCACGCATGGTCCTGCTCCAGCCTGCTTCGTCGCCGGTAATGACGCCGTCGTCGACGCCCATGGCGACCCGCTTACTGGCCCACACCGCTAGGGGTGCGTTGCAGGTAATCCGTTCGGCCAGAGCGATTGCCGCGTCGACGGCGGTGCCGTCGGGCACGACCTGATTGATGAGTCCCCACTTGAGCGCATCCGCCGACGTCATCGGTTCGCCGGTGAAGATCAGCTCCATCGCGACCTTGCGCGGCAAGTGGTCGACGATGCGGAACACACCGCCCGCGGCAGCGATCAGGCCCCGCTTGACTTCGGGCAGCCCGAACTTTGCGCGGTCTTCCGCGACGACGAGGTCGCTGGCGAGGGCAAGCTCGGATCCGCCGCCGAGCGCGGTGCCGTTGACGGCCGCGATGGTCGGCTTGTCGATGTAGTGATGCACGTATCCCGCGAAGCCCCACTCGGCACGGTCGGGGTGGTAGATGTTCTCCCGGCGCGATATCGCCTTGAGATCAGCTCCGGCGCAGAAGGATTCGCCTGCACCGGTGATGACGACGGCGCGAACCTCGGGATCGTCCTGCGCGGCCTGCAGGGCGTCGCCCACCGCGATGCTCACCGCGCTGTTGACGGCGTTGCGCGCCTCCGGCCGGTTGATCGTGATGACGAGGACGTTGCCCCGCCGCTCGGTGAGAGCGGCAGGGGCCTGGACGTCAGTGGTCACAGCAGCTCGATGATGGTGGCGTTGGCCTGGCCGCCACCCTCACACATGGTCTGCAGGCCGTACTGAATTCCCTTGTCCCGCATGTGATAGAGCATCGTGGTCATGATGCGCGCGCCCGAGCCGCCGAGCGGGTGGCCCAGCGCGATGGCACCGCCGTTGGGGTTGAGCTTCTTCTCGTCGGCGCCGATGTCCTTGAGCCATGCCAACGGCACCGGGGCGAACGCCTCGTTGACCTCGAAAACGCCGATGTCCTCGAGCCGCAGGCCCGAGCGCTTCAGCGCCTTCTGCGTGGCTGGAATCGGCGCGGTCAGCATGATCACCGGGTCAGCGCCGGCCAGCGTGGCGGTGTGCACCTTCGCAAGTGGCTTGAGGCCCAGGGACTTCGCCTTCTCGGCGGACATGAACAGGATGGCCGCGGATCCGTCGGAGATCTGGCTGGAGTTGCCCGCGTGGATGACGCCGTCCTCTTTGAAGGCCGGCTTCAGGCCCGCCATCTTCTCGATGGTGGTGCCACGGCGGATGCCCTCGTCCTTGAGCACCGCATTGCCGTCTTGGTCCTTGATGCCGACGATCTGGTCGTCGAATGCGCCGGCATCCTGTGCGGCGGCGGCCTTCTCATGAGAGTCCAGCGAGTACTGGTCGACTGCGGTGCGGTCGAAGCCCCACTGCTCGGCGATCATCTCGGCGCCGATGCCCTGATTCGGAGTCTGGCTGTATCGGTTGCGGAAGGCCTCCGGGTAGGGATGCCCGCCGTTGGCCAGCGAGGCGCCCATCGGGGTACGCGACATCGACTCCACACCGCCGGCGACGACGACGTCGTAGTGTCCGGCGACCACACCGGCTGCGGCGAAGTGGATGGACTGCTGGCTCGACCCGCACTGGCGGTCGACGGTCACGCCGGGCACGCTCTCGGGCCAGCCCGCCGCCAGCACCGCGGTACGCGCGATGTCGAGCGCCTGCTCGCCGGCCTGCATGACGCAACCCCAGATGACGTCGTCGACGATGCCGGGATCGATGCCTGCGCGCTCGGCGAGACCGTTGAGCACCTGCGCGGACAGTTCACCGGCATGAACACCGGACAACCCGCCGTTGCGCTTGCCGACCGGGGACCGTACAGCCTCGACGATGACGGCTTCAGCCATGACCTATCTCCTTTGAAAGTCGTGTATCCCCGAAGGGTAATCCCGAAAGTAGAGGACTAGGTTTACTAGGTCAACCTACTGGTTGGTAGGTCACATTCCAAACTGCTCAAATTCGCTCACCAGGCCCATCACGGAGCGTCAGTGCGGTCCTTCTGCCACGTCACGTGGATGGGGATGTCGTCGCTCCACGGCTGACCCATGACCATGTCGGCCACGTTGACGTAGCCACGCTCGAACTCCCCCGTCGCCGCGTCGACCAATCGGTACTCCTGCCGTTGCCGGTGGAACGGCTGCGCGTCCAGGATGATGACGCGCACCTCGCCGGGTTCGAAGTTGCACCGCTTCTGCATCGCGGTGATCAGCTGCTCGTTGTGCATATGGCCGTCGCCGAAATTCCAGCCGACCGCCGTGCTGCAGAGCCGCTCGCCCTCGGTGATCACGTACTCCTCCTGGTTGCGGCCGGCGAGCGCGTGGTGGACCAGCGTCAGTAGCGCCTTGCCGTGAGAGTTGAAGCCGCGGAACGCATATCCCTTGTAGAGGTAGATCATCGCCTGCTCCGGGCTGCCGTAGACCTTCTCGAGCTGCGAGGCCGGCATGCTGGCGATGGCGACGAGCCCGCGCTCGATCTTCTCGTTGGCAGACGGCTTGATGCACCACCACGTGGTGTCCCAGTTTCCGGCGTAGTACCGCATGCCCGGCAGGAACGAGATCTTGCGCGGGAACAGGTTGCCGAGCACCACGATGGTGGCCAGCAGCAGGAAGAGCAAGGCGGGCAGCGGCGTCGTCATATCGGACAGACCGACCTCGGCATGGCCGACGAAAAGCGTTATGACGCAGAACATCATGAAGACGTTCCACTCCAGCGGAACGCCCATCGGGATCGCCGAGAGAATGCCGAAGTGGAAGCACAGCATGATGAACGCGGCGATGTACGTCGGCCAGCCGCCGTGGGAGAACAGGAGCGCCAACGGGACCAGCATCTCGACCGCGGTGCTGAAGTGGGCGATGAACCGCGACACCGGACCGGGGCGCAGATCGTCGGGGAACCTCTCGAAAAACCGGCGCTTCAGCCACTTCGTCCGGACCAACGGATTGTTCGACATCATCGTCGAGATCACGAACGGGAAGTGCTTGTTCAGTTTCGACGTGGCGGCGCCCATCCAGATCGCCACACAGACCAGCTTGGCGGCGATGATCATGTCGACCCCGTAGCCCACGAACAGGAAGGCCACGGTGAAGGACGCGTACACCTCGCCGCGCGCGGCCAGGAAGATGACCTTGTCGCGCAGACCTGCCACGGCCAACAGGCCGAGAATGGTCCAGATCTGCCACATCGGCAAAACCCCGATGGTGGTACCAAGCGCCGGAACCGGTCCGGTGCCGTCGGAGAACAACGCGATGATGAGCACCACCAGCAAGGCGCCATAGAGCACGACGTCGACCGGCGTACGCGCGTCACCCTTGGTCAGCGGTATCCGGTTCGGCCACGGTGGCAGCCGAATGGTGTTGGGCCGCAACCAGTACAGGATCGATCCCAGCGGCGGGAAGAACCGGTTGTTCAGCGGGCCGAACCCGCAGCCGAGGCCGACGACCTCGAACAGCATGGTGTACAGCACGACCTTTTGGAACACGATCGGTTCGGTCCACCACTCGGCGACGTTGGTGAAGCCGTCCACACCCGCGGTGGCGAGCGCGAACAGCCAGCCCCCGAGGATGTAGAGCAGGATCTTGACGACGTAGAACAGGTGCATCACGACCGGTGTGCCGAAGCCCACCTCGGCCCAGTGTTCGGCCATCGGCCGAATTTTCTCCGAGCGTGAACCCTTGCTCCACTCGGCGAAGTCGACGACGGGCATGTCGGGCTTGAGAAATCCCATGGCCGCAAGACTAGAACGTGTTCTAGGTTCGTGGAATCAGTTCGTCGTACTCGCAGGACCTAGGCTCACCGCATGACCACCTTCGCACTGGTGCACGGCGGCTTTCACGGCGCATGGTGCTGGGAGCAGTTGTCGCAGCTGCTGCAGAAGGACGGTCATCGCGTGGTGACGATGGACCTGCCTCTCGAGGACAGCGCTACTACCTTCGATGACTACGCCGACGTGGGTGCGCGGCCCTCGAGGACTGCGACGACGACGTGGTGCTCGTCGGGCACTCCTATGCGGCAACACGATCCCGTTGGTCGGCGCGCGCCGACCGGTACGGCATCTCGTCTATCTGTCCGCGATGATCCCCGACGTCGGGCGCAGCCTGGTCGAGCAACTGGCCGATGAACCGCAGATGCTCAATCCGAAGTACGAACAGGGCTTGAGCGGGCTGGATGAGCGGCTCTGTCAAGAGTGGACAGACTTTGGCATCGCACGTGACGTCTTCTATTTCGACTGCGACGAACAAGCGGCCGAGGCTGCACTGAGCCGCCTTCGACCGCAGTCGGTCAATCCCGCGGTGTTCCCGTTCTCACTGGCCGAACAGCCACGTGTGCCGATGCTGTCCCGGCCGCAGGTCCTCGCCGATCGACTGCTGGGGCTTTAGGCGTCGGCCTTGGCGGGCGGACGGTAGAAGATGGCGAGCTGCCCGATGCCACCGGCCAGGCCGAGGCCGAGCGCGATGACCAGACCCCACCAGCCGTGCAGGTAGTCGTAGAGCGCCGTGGACTTGAACAGCACGTAGTCGAGGCTGTACTTCCCCGCCCCGATCGTCGCGATGCCGACCGCCGACGCCGCCAGGACCAGGTTGTACTCCCAGCCCTCCTTGACGATGAAGAAGCCGTTGGGCCGGTGCACGGTCCAGGCGGCGACCAGCATCAATGCGACGAAGCCCGCGGCGGGGATCGGTGTCAGCAGGCCGACAGCCAGGCCGATGCCGGCGGCCATCTCGGTGGTCGCGGCGATACGGGCGTGGAACATCCCCGGCTTCATGCCCATGCTGTCGAACCAGCCGGCGGTGCCCTTGAGTCCGCCCTTGCCGAAGAACTTGTTGTAGCCGTGCGCGGCCATGGTGAGACCGAGCACAACTCGCAGGATCAACAGGCCAATGTCAGCAGCGGAGTCGTAAGCAGTCATGCAACAAAATCTAGGCCATGTGTTAAGTCGATGCCCAGTCCCATCCACACTCAGGATGGCTCCGTGGATGTTGGCGGCGTCGTCGCTCGCGAGAAAAGCCACGCCGCGGGACGTCGGGTGTTGGGTTATCCCCAATCGCGTTCTTGTCCACAGGTTGGGTTGACGTGCTGTTATCGCGTCCGTGGCGTGATTATGGTCGAAATTATGTTCGATTCGGTGCAGGCGGCGACCCACAGCCGGGGTGTCGCAGCGGTAGGCGCGTGGGCGCAGGTGGAGAACGCCGCGTGTGCCCGTCGGTTGTTCGCTTCCGCTGATGAGCTGGAGCGGATGTTCGCCGCCGATGGATCGGATGAGCGCGAGCAGTGGTGCCTGGACAACTGGAGCGCCGTGGCCGCCTCGATCGCCGCCGCGCAGAACGTGTCGCTCGGGGTGGCGTCGCATCAACTGTTGATCGCCGAGGCGCTCCGGCGGCGCCTTCCGCGGGTCAGTGAGGTCTTCGCAAGTGGCGCGA
The sequence above is drawn from the Mycobacterium gallinarum genome and encodes:
- a CDS encoding acyl-CoA dehydrogenase family protein, with protein sequence MKRTIYDAEHEAFRDTVRGYIESELVPNTEKWEEDRIVDRSAYVAAGKHGLIGFNMPEEFGGGGTDDFRFNAIIDEEIAKAGVPAPALSLHNDVVGPYFKDLTNDEQKQRWLPGITSGETIIAVAMTEPGAGSDLAGIRTSAVRDGDDWIVNGSKTFISSGINSDLVVVVARTDPEAGHKGFSLLVVERGMEGFTRGRKLEKMGLHAQDTSELHFENVRVPGANLLGKEGRGFYHLMTNLPSERLSIAITAVAGARETWRQTLQYAKDRKAFGQPIGSFQHNRFLLAEMDTELEVTENYIDRCLQGVVDGELTAVEAAKAKWWATEVAKKIVDQCVQLHGGYGYMLEYRVARDYVDGRIQTIFGGTTEIMKEIIGRDLGL
- a CDS encoding crotonase/enoyl-CoA hydratase family protein, which produces MTTDVQAPAALTERRGNVLVITINRPEARNAVNSAVSIAVGDALQAAQDDPEVRAVVITGAGESFCAGADLKAISRRENIYHPDRAEWGFAGYVHHYIDKPTIAAVNGTALGGGSELALASDLVVAEDRAKFGLPEVKRGLIAAAGGVFRIVDHLPRKVAMELIFTGEPMTSADALKWGLINQVVPDGTAVDAAIALAERITCNAPLAVWASKRVAMGVDDGVITGDEAGWSRTMREMGTLIRSEDAKEGPLAFAEKRQPVWKAK
- a CDS encoding thiolase family protein; amino-acid sequence: MAEAVIVEAVRSPVGKRNGGLSGVHAGELSAQVLNGLAERAGIDPGIVDDVIWGCVMQAGEQALDIARTAVLAAGWPESVPGVTVDRQCGSSQQSIHFAAAGVVAGHYDVVVAGGVESMSRTPMGASLANGGHPYPEAFRNRYSQTPNQGIGAEMIAEQWGFDRTAVDQYSLDSHEKAAAAQDAGAFDDQIVGIKDQDGNAVLKDEGIRRGTTIEKMAGLKPAFKEDGVIHAGNSSQISDGSAAILFMSAEKAKSLGLKPLAKVHTATLAGADPVIMLTAPIPATQKALKRSGLRLEDIGVFEVNEAFAPVPLAWLKDIGADEKKLNPNGGAIALGHPLGGSGARIMTTMLYHMRDKGIQYGLQTMCEGGGQANATIIELL
- a CDS encoding DUF3556 domain-containing protein, which produces MGFLKPDMPVVDFAEWSKGSRSEKIRPMAEHWAEVGFGTPVVMHLFYVVKILLYILGGWLFALATAGVDGFTNVAEWWTEPIVFQKVVLYTMLFEVVGLGCGFGPLNNRFFPPLGSILYWLRPNTIRLPPWPNRIPLTKGDARTPVDVVLYGALLVVLIIALFSDGTGPVPALGTTIGVLPMWQIWTILGLLAVAGLRDKVIFLAARGEVYASFTVAFLFVGYGVDMIIAAKLVCVAIWMGAATSKLNKHFPFVISTMMSNNPLVRTKWLKRRFFERFPDDLRPGPVSRFIAHFSTAVEMLVPLALLFSHGGWPTYIAAFIMLCFHFGILSAIPMGVPLEWNVFMMFCVITLFVGHAEVGLSDMTTPLPALLFLLLATIVVLGNLFPRKISFLPGMRYYAGNWDTTWWCIKPSANEKIERGLVAIASMPASQLEKVYGSPEQAMIYLYKGYAFRGFNSHGKALLTLVHHALAGRNQEEYVITEGERLCSTAVGWNFGDGHMHNEQLITAMQKRCNFEPGEVRVIILDAQPFHRQRQEYRLVDAATGEFERGYVNVADMVMGQPWSDDIPIHVTWQKDRTDAP
- a CDS encoding DoxX family protein, translated to MTAYDSAADIGLLILRVVLGLTMAAHGYNKFFGKGGLKGTAGWFDSMGMKPGMFHARIAATTEMAAGIGLAVGLLTPIPAAGFVALMLVAAWTVHRPNGFFIVKEGWEYNLVLAASAVGIATIGAGKYSLDYVLFKSTALYDYLHGWWGLVIALGLGLAGGIGQLAIFYRPPAKADA